A single window of Candidatus Nanopelagicales bacterium DNA harbors:
- a CDS encoding M20/M25/M40 family metallo-hydrolase has protein sequence MTDADSLDALTARVRGLMPDLVDDLKRLVRIPSINFPGYDTADVRACADMCVELLRAAGAPTVDLVESRTGIPTVHAEIPGPPGAPTVMLYAHYDVQPAGDESAWLSPPFEPTVRDGRLYGRGAADDKSGVALHLASIRAFEGRPPVNLRIYLEGEEEYGGAFEEWPFEKPEAFEGVSAMVIADVGNLRIGEPTFTTALRGIVDGVVEVRTLEGPVHSGMFGGPAPDALMVLIRILDSLQTASGDCAVPGMGGSPWVGGEFPESAYRETAGVVDGVPLVGSGSVADRLFSMPSVNVVGLDAPAVDTAPNALVPVARAKVSVRIPPGVDPDAGLVALEEYLQAQAPYGIAVSFTPGRPASGVSIPTDGPAYAAATSAMEAAYGRDVQRIGAGGSIPFVANLAEALPGVEVLLFGAQDPLARIHAPNESVDLDELEHAALAQALFLEEYARHH, from the coding sequence GTGACCGACGCCGACAGCCTCGATGCCCTCACCGCACGCGTCCGCGGGCTGATGCCCGACCTGGTCGACGACCTCAAGCGGCTGGTGCGGATCCCCTCGATCAACTTCCCCGGGTACGACACTGCGGACGTGCGCGCCTGCGCCGACATGTGCGTGGAGCTGCTGCGGGCCGCGGGGGCGCCGACGGTGGACCTGGTGGAGTCGCGGACCGGGATCCCGACCGTGCACGCGGAGATCCCGGGTCCTCCCGGTGCGCCCACGGTGATGCTGTACGCCCACTACGACGTGCAGCCGGCCGGGGACGAGTCCGCCTGGCTCTCGCCCCCGTTCGAGCCGACGGTGCGGGACGGCCGGTTGTACGGCCGCGGTGCCGCCGACGACAAGTCCGGGGTGGCGCTGCACCTGGCGTCGATCCGCGCGTTCGAGGGCCGGCCGCCGGTGAACCTGCGGATCTACCTCGAGGGCGAGGAGGAGTACGGCGGCGCGTTCGAGGAGTGGCCGTTCGAGAAGCCGGAGGCGTTCGAGGGGGTGTCCGCGATGGTCATCGCGGACGTGGGCAACCTGCGGATCGGGGAGCCGACGTTCACCACCGCGCTGCGCGGAATCGTCGACGGGGTGGTCGAGGTCCGCACGCTGGAGGGGCCGGTGCACTCCGGCATGTTCGGCGGTCCTGCGCCGGACGCGCTGATGGTGCTGATCCGCATCCTCGACTCCCTGCAGACCGCCAGCGGCGACTGCGCCGTACCCGGCATGGGCGGGTCGCCGTGGGTCGGCGGGGAGTTCCCCGAGTCGGCGTACCGCGAGACCGCGGGTGTCGTGGACGGCGTACCGCTGGTGGGGTCGGGGTCCGTGGCGGACCGGCTGTTCTCCATGCCGTCGGTCAACGTGGTGGGCCTGGACGCTCCGGCGGTGGACACCGCGCCGAACGCGCTGGTGCCGGTGGCCCGGGCGAAGGTGAGCGTGCGGATCCCGCCGGGGGTGGACCCCGACGCCGGCCTGGTGGCGCTGGAGGAGTACCTCCAGGCCCAGGCGCCGTACGGCATCGCGGTGTCCTTCACCCCGGGGCGGCCCGCGTCCGGCGTGTCGATCCCGACCGATGGGCCCGCGTACGCCGCGGCGACGTCGGCGATGGAGGCGGCGTACGGGCGGGACGTCCAGCGGATCGGCGCAGGCGGGTCCATCCCGTTCGTGGCCAACCTGGCCGAGGCGCTGCCCGGCGTCGAGGTGCTGCTGTTCGGTGCGCAGGACCCGCTGGCCCGCATCCACGCGCCGAACGAGAGCGTGGACCTCGACGAGCTCGAGCACGCGGCGCTGGCCCAGGCCCTCTTCCTCGAGGAGTACGCCCGCCACCACTGA
- a CDS encoding glycosyltransferase family 39 protein — translation MTTSDVRTATELPAAPPPDPATRVAAPDPGPVSYVEAFPEFVTGPLPPAPEPAAPPAEQGPGRDPRWTRIALVVLLVGTGLLYLWDLGSSGWANAYYSAAVQAASESWKAFFFGSFDASNLITVDKPPASLWPMALSARVFGVNAWSILVPQALMGVASVWLLYATVRRWHGAVAGLIAGAALALTPVAALMFRFNNPDALLVLLMTAAAYTTVRAVDRGSLRWIAGTGVLIGFAFLAKSLQAFLVVPALALVWFVAARTGIGRRVVGLLVGGVAIVLSAGWWVAIVELWPADSRPYIGGSQTNSVLELVLGYNGLGRLTGEEVGSVTPGGGGPGGSIWGETGITRLFSDSYGGQAAWLIPAALVLMVALVVVAGRGARTDRLRASALLWGGWLLVTAAVISFSQGIIHEYYTVALAPAIGALVGAGGVELWRRRSSWAARATLAATVAVTAVWAYALLSRSPDWLPWLRVVVLAGGLAVAVLLLGAHRYATRAAAGIAAGAVVVALAGPAAASVQTALTPHTGSLPLAGPTVTSTGPGGRGGPGGAPGGFPGAPGGQAGPAFPAGPGGQLPGGPGGQLPGGPGGQLPGAPGGTAPGGGGAAGGLLDASTPGEDLVALLESDADAYTWVAAAVGSQSAAGYQLATGLPVMSLGGFNGSDPAPTLEQFQQYVADGDVHYFVAGGGGPGGGGPGGFGGQNGGSSATSQISAWVSANFAAQTVDGVTVYDLTTPSAG, via the coding sequence ATGACCACGTCCGACGTCCGCACGGCGACCGAGCTCCCGGCCGCACCGCCGCCGGACCCGGCGACCCGCGTGGCCGCCCCCGACCCGGGGCCGGTCTCGTACGTCGAGGCGTTCCCCGAGTTCGTGACCGGGCCGCTGCCGCCGGCACCGGAGCCGGCGGCGCCCCCCGCGGAGCAGGGTCCCGGGCGTGACCCGCGCTGGACCCGCATCGCGCTGGTGGTCCTGCTGGTGGGGACCGGGCTGCTCTACCTGTGGGACCTCGGGTCTTCGGGCTGGGCGAACGCGTACTACTCCGCGGCGGTGCAGGCGGCGAGTGAGAGCTGGAAGGCGTTCTTCTTCGGCTCGTTCGACGCGTCCAACCTCATCACCGTCGACAAGCCCCCGGCGTCGCTGTGGCCGATGGCGCTGTCCGCGCGGGTGTTCGGCGTCAACGCGTGGTCCATCCTCGTGCCGCAGGCGCTGATGGGCGTGGCCTCGGTGTGGCTGCTGTACGCCACCGTGCGCCGCTGGCACGGCGCCGTGGCCGGGCTGATCGCCGGCGCGGCGCTGGCGCTGACCCCCGTGGCCGCGCTGATGTTCCGGTTCAACAACCCCGATGCGCTGCTGGTCCTGCTGATGACCGCAGCGGCGTACACCACGGTCCGTGCCGTCGACCGCGGCTCGCTGCGCTGGATCGCCGGCACCGGTGTCCTCATCGGCTTCGCGTTCCTCGCCAAGTCGCTGCAGGCGTTCCTGGTCGTACCGGCGCTAGCGCTGGTGTGGTTCGTCGCCGCGCGCACCGGCATCGGCCGGCGCGTGGTCGGCCTGCTGGTCGGCGGTGTCGCGATCGTGCTGTCCGCCGGCTGGTGGGTCGCGATCGTGGAGCTGTGGCCGGCGGACTCGCGGCCGTACATCGGTGGCTCGCAGACCAACAGCGTGCTCGAGCTCGTCCTCGGCTACAACGGCCTGGGCCGGCTCACCGGCGAGGAGGTCGGCTCCGTGACGCCGGGCGGCGGCGGTCCCGGCGGCAGCATCTGGGGCGAGACCGGCATCACCCGACTGTTCAGCGACTCGTACGGCGGCCAGGCGGCGTGGCTGATCCCTGCCGCGCTGGTGCTGATGGTCGCGCTCGTGGTGGTCGCCGGCCGGGGCGCCCGCACCGACCGGCTGCGCGCGTCCGCGCTGCTGTGGGGCGGCTGGCTGCTGGTGACCGCCGCGGTCATCTCGTTCAGCCAGGGGATCATCCACGAGTACTACACGGTCGCGCTCGCACCGGCCATCGGTGCGCTGGTCGGTGCCGGCGGGGTGGAGCTGTGGCGGCGCCGGTCCTCCTGGGCGGCCCGCGCCACCCTCGCGGCGACGGTCGCCGTGACCGCTGTGTGGGCGTACGCCCTGCTCTCGCGCTCGCCCGACTGGCTGCCATGGCTGCGGGTGGTCGTGCTCGCGGGTGGCCTGGCCGTGGCCGTGCTGCTGCTGGGCGCGCATCGGTACGCGACCCGCGCCGCAGCGGGGATCGCGGCGGGCGCCGTCGTGGTCGCGCTGGCAGGGCCGGCGGCCGCGAGCGTGCAGACCGCGCTCACGCCGCACACGGGTTCGCTGCCGCTGGCCGGCCCCACCGTCACGTCGACCGGCCCCGGGGGGCGCGGCGGACCGGGCGGTGCCCCGGGCGGGTTCCCCGGCGCCCCGGGCGGCCAGGCCGGACCGGCGTTCCCCGCCGGGCCCGGCGGTCAGCTCCCCGGCGGTCCGGGCGGGCAGTTGCCCGGCGGTCCGGGCGGCCAGCTTCCGGGTGCCCCCGGCGGCACGGCTCCCGGTGGCGGCGGTGCTGCGGGCGGGCTGCTCGACGCCAGCACCCCGGGCGAGGACCTGGTCGCGCTGCTGGAGTCCGACGCGGACGCGTACACCTGGGTCGCCGCGGCCGTGGGCTCCCAGTCTGCCGCGGGCTATCAGCTGGCCACCGGCCTGCCGGTGATGAGCCTCGGCGGGTTCAACGGGTCCGACCCGGCACCCACCCTGGAGCAGTTCCAGCAGTACGTGGCCGACGGCGACGTGCACTACTTCGTCGCCGGCGGCGGCGGCCCCGGCGGCGGCGGACCGGGCGGCTTCGGCGGCCAGAACGGCGGATCGTCCGCCACGTCGCAGATCAGCGCCTGGGTGTCGGCGAACTTCGCCGCCCAGACCGTGGACGGCGTGACCGTGTACGACCTCACCACGCCCTCCGCGGGCTGA
- a CDS encoding ROK family protein produces MTSTLAIDCGGGGIKASVLDETGTMRAHPVRVPTPYPFPTDLFVRTLKDLAGKFPKADRATVGMPGMIRHGVVVTTPHYVTKSGPRSRVLPELQEQWDGYDARTALTEALGMPTIVLNDAEVHGAGVIAGQGLELVLTLGTGLGSALFDGGRLAPHLELSQAPVRWGLPYDSYIGEIERRRLGDSHWSRRVLRVVDSLRPVFVWDRLYLGGGNSRHVRPDHLERMGDDVVVVPNTAALVGGARVWILPHDY; encoded by the coding sequence GTGACGTCCACGCTGGCCATCGACTGCGGCGGCGGCGGCATCAAGGCGTCGGTGCTCGACGAGACCGGCACGATGCGCGCCCACCCGGTCCGCGTCCCCACGCCGTACCCGTTCCCCACGGACCTGTTCGTGCGCACGCTGAAGGACCTCGCGGGCAAGTTCCCCAAGGCCGACCGGGCCACCGTCGGCATGCCCGGGATGATCCGGCACGGCGTCGTCGTGACCACCCCGCACTACGTGACCAAGTCGGGCCCGCGGTCGCGGGTCCTGCCCGAGCTGCAGGAGCAGTGGGACGGCTACGACGCGCGGACCGCGCTGACCGAGGCGCTCGGCATGCCGACGATCGTGCTGAACGACGCGGAGGTGCACGGCGCGGGGGTCATCGCCGGCCAGGGACTGGAACTCGTCCTCACCCTCGGCACCGGGCTGGGCTCGGCCCTGTTCGACGGCGGCCGGCTGGCCCCGCACCTGGAGCTGTCCCAGGCCCCGGTGCGCTGGGGACTGCCGTACGACTCCTACATCGGCGAGATCGAGCGCCGTCGGCTGGGGGACTCGCACTGGTCCCGCCGGGTGCTGCGTGTCGTGGACTCGCTGCGGCCGGTGTTCGTGTGGGACCGGCTCTACCTCGGGGGCGGCAACTCCCGGCACGTGCGGCCGGACCACCTCGAGCGCATGGGCGACGACGTCGTCGTCGTGCCCAACACCGCCGCGCTCGTCGGCGGCGCCCGGGTCTGGATCCTCCCCCACGATTACTGA
- a CDS encoding YciI family protein: MTRYMFLIYADPSEATEMTPELWDQMLQAHNAWAASVEEGGCTIVSGEPLAEPSTATSIRHNGSGEPLVTDGPFAETKEVLGGYYLVDAPDLDVALTYARTLPARFVEVRPTIPIG; this comes from the coding sequence ATGACCCGCTACATGTTCCTCATCTACGCCGACCCGTCCGAGGCCACCGAGATGACCCCGGAGCTCTGGGACCAGATGCTGCAGGCCCACAACGCCTGGGCGGCCTCGGTGGAGGAGGGTGGCTGCACCATCGTGTCCGGCGAGCCGCTGGCCGAGCCGTCCACAGCGACCTCGATCCGCCACAACGGGTCCGGCGAACCGCTGGTGACCGACGGGCCGTTCGCGGAGACCAAGGAGGTCCTCGGCGGCTACTACCTCGTCGACGCCCCGGACCTGGACGTGGCGCTGACGTACGCGCGCACGTTGCCGGCACGGTTCGTCGAGGTCCGCCCGACGATCCCGATCGGCTGA
- a CDS encoding universal stress protein — protein sequence MELVVGVNPDEAGRDAVALGLSLARSLHLQPVLAYVHLPTMDYPSMGNVDAEWERYVTDAADAVLAECAAFAATAGAPEVRVLRGGHRSSGHGLAEMAESLGARLIVVGSAPGGSGGRIVQGSTANQLLHGSPVPVALAPHGFRRVAPERFGRVVVAYQGARGSIAAVQSAAALAAEMGASLLVVTVVLRMTRLIGSRLTGDPERQVLEVLVAQARSAQEEALAAVTGGVDASAEVVVGDTALQALARIEWRDDDLLLLGSAAGGPVRRVFLGDMTYKLLRAAPVPVLVLPRHP from the coding sequence ATGGAGCTCGTCGTCGGTGTGAACCCGGACGAGGCCGGGCGCGACGCGGTGGCGTTGGGCCTCTCGCTGGCCCGCTCCCTCCACCTGCAACCCGTGCTGGCGTACGTGCACCTGCCGACCATGGACTACCCGAGCATGGGCAACGTCGACGCCGAGTGGGAGCGGTACGTCACCGACGCGGCCGACGCGGTGCTGGCGGAGTGCGCGGCGTTCGCGGCCACCGCGGGTGCCCCGGAGGTACGGGTGCTGCGGGGCGGGCACCGGTCCAGCGGCCACGGGCTGGCCGAGATGGCCGAGTCGCTGGGGGCCCGCCTGATCGTGGTGGGCTCGGCGCCGGGCGGATCCGGCGGCCGGATCGTCCAGGGCTCCACGGCCAACCAGCTGCTGCACGGCTCCCCGGTCCCGGTCGCTCTCGCGCCGCACGGGTTCCGGCGGGTGGCGCCGGAGCGGTTCGGGCGGGTCGTGGTGGCGTACCAGGGAGCCCGCGGCTCGATCGCGGCGGTGCAGTCGGCGGCGGCGCTGGCCGCGGAGATGGGCGCGTCACTGCTGGTCGTCACCGTCGTGCTGCGGATGACCCGGCTGATCGGCTCCCGGCTGACCGGAGACCCCGAGCGTCAGGTGCTGGAGGTGCTGGTCGCGCAGGCGCGGTCGGCGCAGGAGGAGGCGCTGGCCGCGGTGACCGGGGGCGTGGACGCGTCGGCCGAGGTGGTGGTCGGGGACACCGCGCTGCAGGCGCTGGCCCGGATCGAGTGGCGCGACGACGACCTGCTGCTGCTGGGCTCGGCGGCCGGTGGCCCGGTGCGGCGGGTGTTCCTGGGCGACATGACGTACAAGCTGCTGCGCGCCGCCCCCGTACCCGTGCTGGTCCTGCCCCGCCACCCCTGA
- a CDS encoding arginine deiminase family protein, producing the protein MTSSAYGVSSMVAPLRRVAVRTPSRTGDYAAAHWAEPVDRELLVRQHDEFVSLLIGLGAGVEVLAPQEGMPDACFTYDPVFVVPAGAIELRAAKLARVGEGERLARDLHDLGVPVVGRLEGDATADGGDMFWLDDTTLAVGRSYRTNAEAVRQLRALLEPDGITVETFDVPHDQGPEYCLHLMSLVSPVREDLAVVYERLAPVALLQALAERGIDWVCVPDDEYLSLGCNVLAVEPGVVVLAAGNDTTAALLHERGVAVHTYDASEINKGEGGPTCLTRPVLRAG; encoded by the coding sequence ATGACGTCGTCCGCGTACGGAGTCAGCTCGATGGTCGCGCCGCTGAGGCGGGTGGCCGTACGGACGCCGTCGCGCACGGGCGACTACGCCGCGGCGCACTGGGCGGAGCCGGTGGACCGCGAGCTGCTGGTGCGCCAGCACGACGAGTTCGTGTCGCTGCTCATCGGACTCGGCGCCGGCGTGGAGGTGCTCGCCCCGCAGGAGGGGATGCCGGACGCGTGCTTCACGTACGACCCGGTGTTCGTGGTGCCGGCCGGCGCGATCGAGCTCCGTGCGGCGAAGCTCGCGCGGGTCGGCGAGGGGGAGCGGCTGGCGCGCGATCTGCACGACCTGGGGGTCCCGGTCGTCGGGCGGCTGGAAGGCGATGCGACCGCGGACGGCGGGGACATGTTCTGGCTCGACGACACCACGCTGGCGGTGGGCCGCTCGTACCGGACCAACGCCGAGGCGGTCCGCCAGTTGCGGGCGCTGCTGGAGCCGGATGGGATCACGGTCGAGACGTTCGACGTGCCGCACGACCAGGGCCCGGAGTACTGCCTGCACCTGATGTCGCTGGTGTCACCGGTGCGCGAGGACCTGGCGGTGGTGTACGAGCGGCTCGCTCCGGTCGCGCTGCTGCAGGCGCTGGCCGAGCGCGGCATCGACTGGGTGTGCGTGCCCGACGACGAATACCTGTCGCTGGGCTGCAACGTGCTCGCCGTGGAGCCGGGCGTGGTCGTGCTGGCGGCGGGCAACGACACGACCGCCGCGCTGCTGCACGAGCGCGGCGTCGCGGTGCACACGTACGACGCGTCGGAGATCAACAAGGGGGAGGGCGGACCGACCTGCCTGACCCGGCCGGTCCTGCGCGCCGGCTGA
- a CDS encoding DUF6596 domain-containing protein, giving the protein MDPVRPEVDAALAEAHRREWGFVLAATARLVGGDVGLAEDATAEAFADAVASWPRNGVPRNPGAWLTTAARRRAIDLVRRDATLRRKLPLLAGPEAAEPPYADDAEADVIPDDRLRLVFTCCHPALAPEARVALTLRLVCGLTTAEIARAFLVPEPTMAARITRAKKKIAAAGIPYRVPSDADLAPRLDSALTVVHLVFTAGHAPAAGDDPVRADLVARALDLGRVLAVLLPAEPEVLGLLALMELTDARRTARTDGAGRLVLLEDQDRSRWDADEIERGLSHLDRALALVQGGRPAGRFVLQAAVAGVHAEAATFEDTDWGAVVALYDRLGEVWPNPVVAVNRAAALAFARGAGEGLAALEALAADPRLVGYHYLPAARADLLRRLGRDEEAATAYRAALALDPAPAERDFLLGRLAEVTGTPPPPRAPG; this is encoded by the coding sequence GTGGACCCGGTGCGACCCGAGGTCGACGCCGCGCTGGCCGAGGCGCACCGTCGCGAGTGGGGCTTCGTCCTCGCCGCGACGGCGCGCCTGGTCGGCGGCGACGTCGGCCTGGCGGAGGACGCGACGGCCGAGGCGTTCGCCGACGCGGTGGCGTCCTGGCCGCGCAACGGCGTCCCCCGCAACCCCGGTGCCTGGCTCACCACCGCCGCCCGTCGACGGGCCATCGACCTGGTCCGCCGCGACGCGACCCTGCGCCGCAAGCTCCCGCTGCTCGCCGGGCCCGAGGCGGCGGAGCCCCCCTACGCCGACGACGCGGAGGCCGACGTGATCCCCGACGACCGGCTCCGGCTGGTCTTCACCTGCTGCCACCCGGCGCTGGCGCCGGAGGCCCGCGTCGCGCTGACGCTGCGGCTGGTGTGCGGCCTGACGACCGCCGAGATCGCGCGGGCGTTCCTGGTGCCCGAGCCGACGATGGCCGCCCGGATCACCCGGGCCAAGAAGAAGATCGCGGCCGCCGGCATCCCGTACCGCGTGCCGTCCGACGCCGACCTGGCCCCGCGGCTGGACTCGGCTCTGACGGTGGTGCACCTGGTGTTCACGGCGGGGCACGCGCCGGCCGCCGGCGACGATCCCGTCCGCGCCGACCTGGTCGCCAGGGCGCTCGACCTGGGACGGGTGCTGGCCGTGCTCCTACCAGCCGAGCCGGAGGTGCTGGGCCTGCTGGCGCTGATGGAGCTGACCGACGCGCGGCGCACCGCGCGGACGGACGGTGCGGGTCGGCTGGTGCTGCTCGAGGACCAGGACCGGTCCCGCTGGGACGCCGACGAGATCGAGCGCGGGCTGTCCCACCTGGACCGGGCGCTCGCGCTGGTGCAGGGCGGACGGCCGGCCGGTCGCTTCGTGCTGCAGGCCGCGGTGGCCGGCGTGCACGCGGAGGCGGCGACGTTCGAGGACACCGACTGGGGTGCCGTGGTCGCGCTGTACGACCGGCTCGGCGAGGTCTGGCCGAACCCGGTCGTCGCGGTCAACCGGGCCGCGGCGCTGGCGTTCGCTCGCGGTGCGGGCGAGGGGTTGGCCGCCCTCGAGGCGCTCGCCGCCGACCCACGGCTGGTCGGCTACCACTACCTGCCGGCTGCTCGGGCCGACCTGCTGCGCCGGCTGGGCCGGGACGAGGAGGCCGCGACCGCCTACCGCGCGGCGCTGGCGCTGGACCCGGCGCCGGCCGAGCGCGACTTCCTGCTCGGCCGGCTCGCCGAGGTCACAGGGACGCCTCCGCCTCCTCGAGCGCCCGGCTGA
- a CDS encoding amino acid permease — MAQDTLVRQLFRVKPADEIVSSTEHGELKRSMGLFALTMFSVGSIVGTGIFVILGVAVPEAGPAVILSFVLAAVTCAFSALSYAELAGTIPVSGSSYSYTYATLGEVVAWIVGWCLMLEYGVSVAAVAVGWGQYLNEFLSYFGLSIPAELANPPEDGGIFNIPAVLVVVLCMVLLLRGARESATANTILVVVKIGILLFFCAVAFTAFDGSNFTPFLPLGFAGVTAAAGQVFFSYIGFDAASTAGEEAKNPRRDLPIAIIGSLVIVTILYLLVTVAAIGAKPWEQFEGSGGEAVLATITKDVTGSTWAPALISLGAVVSIFSVVLVVMYGQTRILFAMGRDGLLPKAFTRVNPRTQTPVTNTIIVTVIISILAAFVPLGQLAEATSIGTLVAFAIVNVGVIALRRTRPDLPRSFRTPFFPVTPILGVIFCLFLVAGLDPITWAVFGAWLAVGLVVYFTYSFERSRLNAPTAPVQEPFERP, encoded by the coding sequence ATGGCCCAGGACACCCTCGTGCGCCAGCTGTTCCGCGTGAAGCCGGCCGACGAGATCGTCAGCAGTACCGAGCACGGCGAGCTCAAGCGCAGCATGGGCCTGTTCGCGCTGACGATGTTCAGCGTCGGGTCCATCGTCGGCACCGGGATCTTCGTGATCCTCGGCGTCGCCGTGCCCGAGGCCGGTCCGGCGGTCATCCTGTCGTTCGTCCTGGCGGCCGTCACCTGCGCGTTCTCGGCGCTGTCCTACGCCGAGCTCGCCGGCACCATCCCGGTGTCGGGCTCGTCGTACTCCTACACGTACGCCACCCTCGGCGAGGTCGTCGCGTGGATCGTCGGCTGGTGCCTGATGCTGGAGTACGGCGTCTCCGTCGCTGCGGTCGCCGTCGGCTGGGGCCAGTACCTCAACGAGTTCCTGTCCTACTTCGGTCTGTCGATCCCAGCCGAACTGGCCAACCCGCCGGAGGACGGCGGGATCTTCAACATCCCCGCGGTCCTCGTCGTGGTGCTGTGCATGGTGCTGCTGCTGCGCGGGGCCCGCGAGTCCGCCACCGCCAACACCATCCTGGTCGTGGTGAAGATCGGCATCCTGCTCTTCTTCTGCGCGGTGGCGTTCACCGCCTTCGACGGCTCCAACTTCACCCCGTTCCTGCCGCTCGGCTTCGCCGGCGTCACGGCGGCCGCGGGCCAGGTCTTCTTCTCCTACATCGGCTTCGACGCCGCCTCGACCGCCGGTGAGGAGGCCAAGAACCCCCGCCGCGACCTGCCCATCGCCATCATCGGCTCGCTGGTGATCGTGACGATCCTCTACCTGCTCGTCACCGTGGCCGCGATCGGCGCGAAGCCGTGGGAGCAGTTCGAGGGCAGTGGCGGTGAGGCCGTGCTGGCCACCATCACCAAGGACGTCACCGGGTCCACCTGGGCACCGGCGCTCATCTCCCTCGGCGCCGTTGTGTCGATCTTCAGCGTCGTGCTCGTCGTGATGTACGGACAGACTCGCATCCTGTTCGCGATGGGCCGGGACGGGTTGCTGCCCAAGGCATTCACCCGGGTGAACCCGCGCACGCAGACGCCGGTCACCAACACCATCATCGTCACGGTCATCATCTCGATCCTCGCCGCGTTCGTCCCGCTGGGGCAGCTGGCCGAGGCCACCAGCATCGGCACCCTCGTCGCCTTCGCCATCGTCAACGTGGGCGTCATCGCCCTGCGGCGGACCCGGCCGGACCTGCCGCGGTCATTCCGGACGCCGTTCTTCCCCGTGACCCCGATTCTGGGCGTCATCTTCTGCCTGTTCCTCGTGGCCGGGCTGGACCCGATCACCTGGGCGGTCTTCGGCGCCTGGCTCGCGGTGGGCCTGGTCGTCTACTTCACGTACTCCTTCGAGCGGTCCCGCCTCAATGCGCCCACCGCCCCGGTGCAGGAGCCGTTCGAGCGGCCGTAG
- a CDS encoding ABC transporter ATP-binding protein: MSDALVCSGLTKSFGGHRAVDDLSLTIPAGSFFGICGPNGAGKTTMLRMATGLLKPDSGTVAVDGIDVWAEEVEVKRHFGFVPDNPRLFDRLTGPEQLQYVGMLRGMDEQTTRTRAADLLHVLDLDKDAGTLIADYSLGMTKRIGLASAVLHAPKVLILDEPFGSLDPVNTQVMEEMLNRHRAAGGTVVFSSHVMDVVERLCDRIVIIDHGAVRAEGTVAEVAGGKRLQEAFFDLVGGRDLDEGSLGWLGSSSG; encoded by the coding sequence GTGAGCGACGCGCTGGTCTGCTCGGGCCTGACCAAGTCCTTCGGGGGTCACCGGGCCGTCGACGACCTGTCGCTGACCATCCCGGCCGGCTCGTTCTTCGGCATCTGCGGCCCGAACGGCGCCGGCAAGACCACCATGCTGCGGATGGCGACCGGCCTGCTCAAGCCCGACTCGGGCACCGTCGCCGTCGACGGCATCGACGTGTGGGCGGAGGAGGTCGAGGTCAAGCGGCACTTCGGCTTCGTCCCCGACAACCCGAGGCTCTTCGACCGGCTGACCGGCCCCGAGCAGTTGCAGTACGTCGGGATGCTGCGCGGCATGGACGAGCAGACGACGAGGACCCGGGCGGCCGACCTGCTGCACGTGCTCGACCTGGACAAGGATGCCGGGACCCTCATCGCCGACTACTCCCTCGGGATGACCAAGCGGATCGGCCTGGCGTCGGCGGTGCTGCACGCGCCGAAGGTGCTCATCCTCGACGAGCCGTTCGGCTCCCTGGACCCGGTCAACACCCAGGTCATGGAGGAGATGCTCAACCGGCACCGGGCGGCCGGAGGCACGGTCGTGTTCTCCTCCCACGTGATGGACGTGGTCGAGCGACTGTGCGACCGCATCGTGATCATCGACCACGGGGCGGTGCGGGCGGAGGGCACGGTCGCCGAGGTCGCCGGCGGCAAGCGCCTGCAGGAGGCGTTCTTCGACCTCGTCGGCGGCCGTGACCTGGACGAGGGGAGCCTGGGATGGTTGGGGTCTTCGTCCGGCTGA